DNA sequence from the Malus sylvestris chromosome 10, drMalSylv7.2, whole genome shotgun sequence genome:
gactatgctacaaacatgaagaggaagcttgaccagatgaaggaaactgatggtcaggttttacttgatcatcagagatttgtgggtttgttccaaaggcatttattgccttcgtcttctggggctgtaccgcgtaatgaagctccaaatgatcaacctctgatgcctcctccttctagggttctgtccagtactgaggctccaaatgatccccctccggtgccttctctttctggggctctaccgactgctgagacttctccaaagcaacctttgtgaaggctccctcttgtgtgcttattttgactcatgtatatgtacatatttgtagcttatcggggatatcaataaataagctttccttcatttcaacgtattgtgttaaatacaccaaagccttcttcgctaagttctttgaattttcttttgttaaagcttgtatgttgaagctttctgagtggagcatgtaggttggggtagtgttcccttaatttcccgagtgaggaaaacttctcagttggagacttggaaaatccaagtcactgagtgggatcggctatatgaatctattggagtaaaattaaaatatgagatTGGTGGGATTTtaggattttagggttttgagaATTGGGGAATTGAGGATTGGATATGTGAAATTCGAGGATTTCAGGTTTTGGATGGGGGAAGAGATGAATAAGGTATGGGGATTCGGGAAGAGTGACAGGGCCTTGGGGACTTAAAACAAAGCggtactttggatgcggtccctagtctctaacatttttttactaaaaccttaatggtatattcaaagtttgatcaaagtcctttgactttgtacacctcattatattactattaatatttatatttttatagttttgacattaattgtttgatattttatgagatttataatcctataaatttaaaatccctcattataatactattagaaatggctacaataaaaaaaattcaaacattttaattgaataaatggataaaaactatgtaacaataagaaataataaatggcaaaagaatgtatccatagtgttaaaaaaattggtacatttcacatataataaagtggtacattaataaagaagaatgtgtacattataaataaattagggtacaaataaaagattaaaaaattatgagtacaaatgaaaattttaaaaatatgggcgcaaaaagaaattaatacatgggtacaaattaaaactaaaaataaaatacaacaaatttaaaaaaaggttgcaaattaaaagtgggtacaaactaaaaatataaatatatgatacaaagtttagccataaaacataaatataccatatgtattttttctattattgattaattatacaatgtcacgtgacggtaaaGACATGggcacaaatacaaataaaactttaaaaaatatgggcacaaaaagaaattaatatatgggtacaaaactacaaattaaaattgaaaagaaaattggtacaaattaaaaaaggtttgcaaattaaaaatgggtacaaactaaaaataaaaatatatgataaaaaatttagccataaatataaatatactaattgtaacatttttaacactaaatgaatatttttaggtaaaaatattttattattgaaataattaatgatgttattaatacctaaggaccttgataaaaaattgaaaatgaataaggttttaatcaatggagtagcaaaaggaGGGATGAAAATCTAATTTCTCCAAATAAAAGGAAGCAAACGGTAGGGTTTGatgttgtcttttttttttttggaaaagttTTAATCAGTTGGCCAAAACGTGTGTTTTCGGCCAAGGCTGAAAAAGGGCAAAATTTTCTTTCTTCCACCGCGCGGTACAAGGGATCCCCAGAAAATTCAAGCTACAATTCAAGGATCTTTGAGGGGTCCTAGGACCTTACAGGTCCCTCTGTGGATCTGCCACTAGTGGGTCCcacattttttaatgtaaaatatttaaatgcttttatctttaatttattaatatttttatccaGTTGGAGGAGTGAGCCTCGCCTCAAGCCACATtatcatttaacaaaaaaattgacaGACAAACTGACAGAGGTCTGACATTACaataaatttgtaaaataaggcatgacattgtaatttttaaaacatgaggtatgagattgtggtttGTCCCATAAATGAGGTAATTTTATGTGATTTACCTTAATTCTAAAGTCATGTTTCTTCCATTACAAGACAAAAGTAGTAGTGGGATTAAAATGTAAACAAATTAACAAGGAAAAAGAGGTGCACAAATCTTTCGGAAGTTAGTAAAGTTAGCAAATTAAGGATTTCATGTAACCCTCTCCGTCCATAAATTGATAATTCCATATCATCCATATATACTAATTAAACAATGCACCTACAGAATAATAGAAATTATAGAATAGACATGCATGCATATAGATAGCTATGATGAGcctatattattatttaatatgaAATGAAAGTTGAAACTTAAAGTTCAACGTTCCAAACAGCACCACTTTCTTCTCCGCACAAGTTATGCACGTCTTTCATCCTCTCCGCGGAGTTGCATATTCCACTACACTTCCAATCAAATGATGCCACGCATACATTCCCTGCTTGTGCCCTCCTTTCGCAATctgcacacacacatacatacatacattttACCCACGTTAATTAACACATGCATCACAAGAATTCAATCAGTATCACATTAAAGCGGTAAGTGTAATAATCGCTACCCTATGCAACAGTGTTACTCCGTGATCGGCAGAGTTATACCTGGAGAGGTCCCGCAACACATGGAGCGGTCGTCGATGTGCTCGACTTCAAGCCCAATGAACCACGAACCCAATGATACATCCTCGTTTGCATACCTATGTAATATTGGCCTGCAAAGATCCAATACATATATAGTAATTAGCAGCCCAAGCCCAATCATTTGACCAAAATTAACCACACGTCAGCTTCTAGTACTCACAAATTGTTGGAGATGTAGGTAGCCAGGTCCTTTGAGATGGCATAGATTTGGCCAGTCGCATGTCTGAAGTACTTGTTTCCTTCTTCTCCGAATTTCCAATACTCTGGCTCGTGATATTTCACCCCTCTGCAGCATTCACCCACCCCAAATTTAATATTTATtgtttgaaatgaaaatatatagAGGTTCTCACTCACTTTTGGAAGAGAACTGGGCCTGACTTCATGCAACCAATATAAATTCTGGGTTTGGAGCGGTGCCTTGCAAGTGTGGTCGCTAGCATACCAAGATTGACATGGATATCATCGTCGACCTTGACATAAAACTCAGCATCCCAAATGGAGATGGCGGTGGAGAAATACAGGCGGGTCTTGGTGGAGAGTTCATGGTAACCCTCCGCATGGTTGAGCCGAAGGAAGTCGTTGTGCTTTGCCTCTTCTGCCTCGATCGCCCTATCAAGCATGCCTCCCGGCATTGCGCTCTGCCCTATCACAAACCTTATTACAATCCCTTTCTCCTTCTCCAACTTCTTTAGCTTCTCTCCTGCCAGATGCAATGCAATATTATTAGTTGCTAATATTTAATTCTACATGCTTTGATGTTCTTGTGAAATTATTCATAATTTATAATTAAGAAGAACTTAACCAACGACCTCTAGGCATCCAGGTTTCTCGAACTGTTTTTCGTCGTTTTTGGCTGCTGAAAGCTGTGTTGATTCCAATGAATACGAAAGCTTTTTGTTTAGGATGAGTAGTGGGATTATTATTTGATGCTCCGTCGTCTAACTTGAGTTGTGCCTCTAATCTCTGGCTTGCTCTTGCTGCTGCTATTTCCATTTCCAGCTTTGAAATTGTTTTATCCAACGATCTGTTTAATATTAGGTACTTGCTTTTTAATTAagcttttaacccaaaaaacaaTACACAAGTTAAAGGAGAGCATAGTTGTTGGGTAGAGCTTTACTTACTGGATAGCTTGATGGGTTTTTGTCATCTCCGCCGTAATATCATCCTCGGATTTTCCTTCAACCAATTTCTGAttcaaaaaaagggaaaataaatAT
Encoded proteins:
- the LOC126585827 gene encoding probable beta-1,3-galactosyltransferase 8 isoform X2; this translates as MLLQRLVLSGKNLVAGLGRVKICGGKLWQLGNSHYSRRKIMRGKQVSGRVLLVLCVASFLAGSLFCTSRMTWTTQLHSPNKEADHQFPIISSRIKKLEASSSVAHDKDCDHKRKLVEGKSEDDITAEMTKTHQAIQSLDKTISKLEMEIAAARASQRLEAQLKLDDGASNNNPTTHPKQKAFVFIGINTAFSSQKRRKTVRETWMPRGEKLKKLEKEKGIVIRFVIGQSAMPGGMLDRAIEAEEAKHNDFLRLNHAEGYHELSTKTRLYFSTAISIWDAEFYVKVDDDIHVNLGMLATTLARHRSKPRIYIGCMKSGPVLFQKGVKYHEPEYWKFGEEGNKYFRHATGQIYAISKDLATYISNNLPILHRYANEDVSLGSWFIGLEVEHIDDRSMCCGTSPDCERRAQAGNVCVASFDWKCSGICNSAERMKDVHNLCGEESGAVWNVEL
- the LOC126585827 gene encoding probable beta-1,3-galactosyltransferase 8 isoform X3 produces the protein MRGKQVSGRVLLVLCVASFLAGSLFCTSRMTWTTQLHSPNKEADHQFPIISSRIKKLEASSSVAHDKDCDHKRKLVEGKSEDDITAEMTKTHQAIQSLDKTISKLEMEIAAARASQRLEAQLKLDDGASNNNPTTHPKQKAFVFIGINTAFSSQKRRKTVRETWMPRGEKLKKLEKEKGIVIRFVIGQSAMPGGMLDRAIEAEEAKHNDFLRLNHAEGYHELSTKTRLYFSTAISIWDAEFYVKVDDDIHVNLGMLATTLARHRSKPRIYIGCMKSGPVLFQKGVKYHEPEYWKFGEEGNKYFRHATGQIYAISKDLATYISNNLPILHRYANEDVSLGSWFIGLEVEHIDDRSMCCGTSPDCERRAQAGNVCVASFDWKCSGICNSAERMKDVHNLCGEESGAVWNVEL
- the LOC126585827 gene encoding probable beta-1,3-galactosyltransferase 8 isoform X1; its protein translation is MNMVFIYRALTKNRLVLSGKNLVAGLGRVKICGGKLWQLGNSHYSRRKIMRGKQVSGRVLLVLCVASFLAGSLFCTSRMTWTTQLHSPNKEADHQFPIISSRIKKLEASSSVAHDKDCDHKRKLVEGKSEDDITAEMTKTHQAIQSLDKTISKLEMEIAAARASQRLEAQLKLDDGASNNNPTTHPKQKAFVFIGINTAFSSQKRRKTVRETWMPRGEKLKKLEKEKGIVIRFVIGQSAMPGGMLDRAIEAEEAKHNDFLRLNHAEGYHELSTKTRLYFSTAISIWDAEFYVKVDDDIHVNLGMLATTLARHRSKPRIYIGCMKSGPVLFQKGVKYHEPEYWKFGEEGNKYFRHATGQIYAISKDLATYISNNLPILHRYANEDVSLGSWFIGLEVEHIDDRSMCCGTSPDCERRAQAGNVCVASFDWKCSGICNSAERMKDVHNLCGEESGAVWNVEL